In Synechococcus sp. CB0101, a genomic segment contains:
- a CDS encoding type II toxin-antitoxin system Phd/YefM family antitoxin yields the protein MRRLTVAQAKAQLSALLDAVEHGEDVEITRRGR from the coding sequence ATGAGGCGCCTGACCGTGGCGCAGGCAAAAGCGCAGCTTTCAGCTCTGCTGGATGCCGTGGAGCATGGGGAAGACGTGGAAATCACACGACGCGGCAGGTGA
- a CDS encoding undecaprenyl-phosphate glucose phosphotransferase has translation MFRLHGQDISRLQRLLDPLVLTLLFLGFDSGSRGLGSEAWLPFWILLPLTAILILPRAGLYSSYRHRSLRVLIRRITTSWLFVLGLLLTAAFISKSSASFSRLDSSLWAFSGWLWLLSTHVLLRKWLRWHRSQGGNSRTIVYWGLPDAAEAFAEQIASNTWMGYQIIAWFSPAPTRPDQHSQNLPSCSGGLRELRDWLNSHDVDRLVFSHVTRDGLGMDQMVQLFGDCSIPIVYAPHWAHPTMRFTVDSIGTQPCIDLWGSEGSLLDRQLKRSFDLVLTGIGVVLIAPLLLVIAIAVKLSSPGPVFYMQDRYGLDGKRFKCFKFRSMRVLDSADQAVVKQATADDPRITPVGGFLRRWSLDELPQLFNVLRGDMSLVGPRPHAVQHNELYRRVIPGYMQRHACKPGITGLAQVSGWRGETRELSDMENRIYADLTYQREWSLKLDIKILIKTFLRLRSGNAY, from the coding sequence TTGTTTCGCCTGCATGGCCAGGACATTTCCCGCCTGCAACGTCTGCTCGATCCCCTCGTGCTCACCCTGCTGTTCCTGGGTTTCGACTCTGGCAGTCGTGGGCTGGGCAGTGAAGCCTGGTTGCCTTTCTGGATCCTCCTGCCTCTGACGGCGATCCTGATTCTTCCCCGTGCCGGGCTCTATTCCAGCTATCGGCACCGCAGTCTGCGAGTGCTGATCCGCCGGATCACAACCTCCTGGTTGTTTGTGCTGGGTCTTCTGCTAACGGCAGCTTTTATCAGCAAAAGTTCAGCATCGTTTTCGCGTCTCGACAGCAGCCTTTGGGCCTTCAGTGGTTGGTTGTGGTTGTTGTCCACCCATGTGTTGCTGCGCAAGTGGTTGCGATGGCATCGAAGTCAGGGAGGCAACAGCCGCACCATTGTCTATTGGGGTCTTCCTGATGCGGCTGAGGCTTTTGCTGAGCAGATCGCCAGCAACACATGGATGGGGTATCAGATCATTGCCTGGTTTTCGCCGGCACCAACACGGCCGGATCAACATTCGCAGAATTTGCCCAGCTGCTCCGGTGGCTTGCGAGAGCTGCGTGATTGGTTGAACAGTCATGATGTCGACCGCTTGGTGTTCAGTCACGTCACCCGTGATGGCCTGGGGATGGATCAGATGGTTCAATTATTTGGAGATTGCTCCATCCCGATTGTCTATGCACCGCACTGGGCGCATCCCACGATGCGCTTCACGGTCGACAGCATCGGCACACAGCCCTGTATCGATCTCTGGGGAAGTGAGGGAAGTCTGCTTGATCGCCAACTGAAACGTAGTTTTGATCTCGTTCTCACTGGCATCGGCGTGGTGTTGATTGCACCGTTGCTGCTGGTGATTGCGATTGCCGTGAAGCTTTCAAGTCCAGGCCCTGTCTTTTACATGCAGGATCGTTACGGCTTGGATGGAAAGCGGTTCAAATGTTTCAAGTTTCGCAGCATGCGTGTGCTCGATTCTGCTGATCAAGCAGTGGTGAAGCAGGCCACGGCTGATGATCCGCGCATCACGCCTGTAGGAGGTTTCCTACGCCGTTGGAGCCTGGACGAGCTGCCGCAGCTGTTCAATGTGCTCCGTGGTGACATGAGCCTGGTGGGGCCTCGCCCCCATGCGGTGCAGCACAACGAGCTCTACCGCAGAGTGATCCCCGGTTACATGCAGCGCCATGCCTGTAAACCTGGGATCACGGGTCTTGCCCAGGTGTCTGGTTGGCGCGGTGAAACGCGTGAGTTGTCAGACATGGAAAATCGCATTTATGCCGATCTCACCTATCAACGTGAATGGAGTCTGAAGCTTGACATCAAGATCCTGATCAAAACCTTCCTGCGGCTTCGCTCCGGAAATGCCTATTGA
- a CDS encoding NUDIX hydrolase, producing the protein MKRWILRCRLYWLAACLFDLYRLIAKPRTRGALVALWCQGRVLLVVASYRRELSLPGGWINRGEAPEHAAQRELEEELGVVAPLELFQQPWVCTERSARGTNTVWFYGLSFAAEPAVRVDLLEILSVIWVTPTEALQMPITGHLREYLLHQFKLNADEDDANRVRC; encoded by the coding sequence ATGAAGCGCTGGATCCTGCGCTGTCGCCTCTATTGGCTGGCGGCCTGCCTGTTTGACCTCTACCGGCTGATCGCCAAGCCCCGCACGCGGGGCGCTTTGGTGGCGTTGTGGTGTCAGGGGCGTGTGTTGTTAGTGGTGGCGAGTTACCGGCGCGAGCTGTCGCTACCCGGCGGCTGGATCAACCGCGGCGAAGCGCCGGAACACGCAGCCCAACGGGAACTGGAAGAAGAGCTCGGTGTGGTGGCGCCGTTGGAGCTGTTTCAGCAGCCGTGGGTGTGCACCGAGCGCTCGGCGCGAGGAACCAACACCGTGTGGTTCTACGGGCTGAGCTTCGCTGCAGAACCCGCCGTGCGGGTAGACCTGCTGGAAATCCTGTCGGTGATCTGGGTTACACCTACTGAAGCGCTGCAGATGCCTATCACGGGGCATCTACGGGAGTATCTGCTGCACCAGTTCAAGTTGAACGCAGACGAAGACGACGCCAACAGAGTTCGTTGCTGA
- a CDS encoding type II toxin-antitoxin system VapB family antitoxin, with amino-acid sequence MALNIRNPEADRLAAQVACLAGETKSDAVILALKERLQRSLIYRLDQIALRCAARPILDLRSADEICGYDASGLPS; translated from the coding sequence GTGGCTCTCAACATCCGAAACCCGGAGGCAGATCGCCTGGCCGCACAGGTGGCCTGCCTCGCTGGCGAAACCAAATCGGATGCTGTGATCCTGGCCCTCAAGGAACGCCTCCAGCGTTCGCTGATCTATCGCCTCGATCAGATTGCCCTGCGCTGTGCGGCTCGACCGATCCTGGATCTCCGCAGCGCTGACGAGATCTGCGGCTACGACGCCAGCGGCCTTCCCTCCTGA
- a CDS encoding type II toxin-antitoxin system VapC family toxin: protein MVIDPSAVLAILQNEPERQAFNAAIASADHCALSAALLVELSIVIEARYGSDGQGDLDLFLNTAQISIVSLDRGQAEIARAAFARYGKGRHRASLNLGDCFSYARAQWLEQPLLFKGHDFCHTDLQPACHVT, encoded by the coding sequence ATGGTGATCGATCCCTCAGCCGTTCTGGCCATCCTTCAGAACGAACCGGAGCGTCAAGCCTTCAATGCAGCCATTGCCAGTGCCGATCACTGCGCCTTGTCGGCCGCATTACTTGTAGAACTCTCGATCGTGATCGAGGCCCGGTACGGGTCTGATGGCCAGGGAGATCTGGATCTGTTTCTCAACACGGCACAGATCAGCATCGTGAGCCTGGATCGCGGACAGGCCGAAATCGCACGCGCAGCCTTCGCTCGGTACGGCAAGGGTCGTCATCGCGCCAGCCTCAATCTTGGCGATTGCTTCTCTTATGCCCGTGCCCAGTGGCTCGAACAACCCCTGCTGTTCAAAGGTCATGATTTTTGCCACACCGATCTCCAGCCAGCCTGCCATGTGACATGA
- a CDS encoding helix-turn-helix domain-containing protein, whose product MAAATGISKTTVHRWLQTFSAQPHRQKHHRFA is encoded by the coding sequence TTGGCGGCAGCGACTGGGATCTCCAAAACCACGGTGCACCGTTGGCTGCAGACCTTCTCGGCCCAACCCCACCGGCAGAAGCATCACCGCTTCGCGTAA
- a CDS encoding undecaprenyl-phosphate glucose phosphotransferase yields MTSPQSPSRRRWGGWLRLYGDDLNRLQRLVDPLYVTLLFDGLVLTQLRPRSTAEEWLIAAVVATLAALILPQGKLYQSYRQQSLLTLMRRLSLSWLLLLAVLLALAFGTKVSAQFSRLAVMNWALLGWCGLFLLHVGGRKLLRWWRIRGGNTRSLVYWGTAASAVDFVRRLEQSPYLGLKVVAWFSPAPPPIEQRLPAGMPAWGGGLPQLRHWLDDHSADQIVFSHVTTDQCSMVDLLRFFGDTCIPVTYAPGWVMPGMRFAVEHVADQPCIDLWRPHHSGLDAGFKRLFDLAVAGFALTLLSPLLIGLALAIRCTSPGPVLFKQDRYGLDGRRFLIYKFRSMRVVEAGDQKGLRQATRNDPRITPLGAVMRRWSLDELPQLLNVLKGDMSVVGPRPHAVDHNEQYRQLIPGYMQRHLAKPGMTGLAQIRGFRGETATLEAMANRIAADLEYQRDWSLSTDLRILIQTVLHLKSSNAY; encoded by the coding sequence ATGACCTCACCACAGTCACCGTCCCGGCGTCGCTGGGGTGGTTGGTTGCGCCTGTATGGCGACGACCTCAACCGCCTGCAGCGGCTCGTGGATCCCCTCTACGTCACCCTGCTCTTCGATGGCTTGGTGCTCACGCAGCTGCGGCCCCGCTCCACCGCGGAGGAGTGGTTGATCGCGGCGGTTGTCGCCACGTTGGCCGCGCTGATCTTGCCGCAGGGCAAGTTGTATCAGAGCTACCGCCAGCAATCGCTGCTCACCTTGATGCGGCGGTTGAGCCTGAGCTGGTTGCTGTTGCTCGCCGTGCTGCTGGCCCTGGCTTTTGGCACCAAGGTCTCAGCCCAGTTCTCGCGCCTAGCGGTCATGAATTGGGCGCTGCTCGGCTGGTGCGGCCTGTTTCTGTTGCATGTGGGCGGCCGCAAACTGCTGCGCTGGTGGCGCATCCGCGGCGGCAACACCCGTTCGCTGGTGTATTGGGGCACCGCAGCATCAGCGGTGGACTTTGTTCGGCGCCTGGAGCAATCCCCCTATCTCGGCCTCAAAGTGGTGGCCTGGTTCAGCCCCGCTCCCCCGCCTATTGAGCAGCGGCTCCCGGCCGGGATGCCCGCCTGGGGTGGTGGTCTGCCACAGCTGCGCCATTGGCTCGACGATCACAGCGCTGATCAGATCGTGTTCAGCCATGTCACCACCGATCAGTGTTCGATGGTGGATCTGCTGCGCTTCTTTGGCGACACCTGTATCCCGGTGACCTATGCGCCGGGTTGGGTGATGCCCGGGATGCGTTTCGCGGTGGAGCACGTGGCCGATCAGCCTTGCATTGATCTGTGGCGGCCCCACCATTCCGGCTTGGATGCCGGCTTCAAACGCCTGTTTGATCTGGCGGTGGCGGGCTTTGCCCTCACACTGCTCAGTCCGCTGTTGATCGGCTTGGCCTTGGCCATTCGCTGCACCAGCCCTGGGCCCGTGCTGTTCAAGCAAGACCGCTATGGCCTCGATGGCCGCCGCTTCTTGATCTACAAGTTCCGCAGCATGCGCGTGGTGGAAGCCGGTGATCAAAAGGGCCTCCGCCAGGCCACCCGCAACGATCCCCGCATCACGCCGCTGGGTGCGGTGATGCGCCGCTGGAGCCTCGATGAACTGCCCCAGTTGCTGAATGTGCTCAAGGGTGACATGAGCGTTGTGGGCCCCCGGCCCCATGCGGTGGATCACAACGAGCAATACCGCCAACTCATCCCCGGCTACATGCAGCGCCACCTCGCCAAACCCGGCATGACCGGCCTCGCCCAGATCCGCGGCTTCCGCGGCGAAACCGCCACCCTCGAAGCGATGGCCAACCGCATCGCCGCCGACCTCGAATACCAACGCGATTGGAGCCTGAGCACCGACCTACGCATCCTCATTCAAACGGTGCTGCATTTGAAGTCGAGCAATGCCTACTGA
- a CDS encoding type II toxin-antitoxin system VapB family antitoxin, protein MACLSGETKTDAVILALKERLQRLQSQPEAGKVRQRSLIHRLDQIALRCAARPILDSSSADEICGYDASGLPS, encoded by the coding sequence GTGGCCTGCCTTTCTGGAGAAACCAAAACGGATGCTGTGATCCTGGCCCTCAAGGAACGCCTCCAGCGTTTGCAGTCCCAGCCCGAGGCGGGCAAGGTCCGGCAGCGTTCGCTGATCCATCGCCTCGATCAGATTGCCCTGCGCTGTGCGGCTCGACCGATCCTGGATAGCAGCAGCGCTGATGAGATCTGCGGCTACGACGCCAGCGGCCTTCCCTCCTGA
- a CDS encoding YdcF family protein, with protein sequence MPDSTAIAWSHCPSAPWLWLQLREPLLAVGYQPWLLGPLLGLLVWWIARRPLPVVVAMVLIAVLYSPIGTTALSAWLQGQLPPSVPAASQPVAVLLGRGPQIAAATTAEASRLVRDHAAVAVYVSGDAFAAAQALQRQGVPAPLIAGDSCARTTWENATRTATWLRRHHPGAPVALITDPWQLPRATAAFRRQDLVVMPIAVDPLLSAGQRNRLALRETAATLLYGLQGRLH encoded by the coding sequence GTGCCTGATTCAACGGCGATCGCCTGGAGCCATTGCCCGTCTGCTCCCTGGCTTTGGCTGCAGCTGCGAGAACCGCTCCTGGCTGTGGGCTACCAGCCCTGGTTGCTGGGGCCACTGTTGGGCCTGCTCGTGTGGTGGATTGCGCGTCGTCCGCTGCCGGTGGTGGTGGCGATGGTGCTCATCGCGGTGCTCTACAGCCCGATCGGCACCACGGCCCTATCCGCCTGGTTGCAGGGGCAGTTGCCCCCAAGCGTTCCTGCTGCCTCGCAGCCCGTGGCGGTGCTGCTGGGCCGCGGACCGCAGATTGCTGCCGCCACCACTGCTGAAGCCTCTCGGCTGGTGCGCGATCACGCCGCCGTAGCGGTCTACGTGTCGGGCGATGCCTTCGCCGCGGCCCAGGCGCTGCAACGCCAAGGGGTGCCCGCGCCCCTGATCGCGGGCGATTCCTGCGCCCGCACCACCTGGGAGAACGCCACCCGCACCGCTACTTGGCTGCGCCGGCACCACCCCGGAGCTCCGGTGGCCTTGATCACCGATCCCTGGCAGCTGCCGCGTGCCACCGCAGCCTTTAGGCGTCAGGATCTGGTGGTGATGCCCATTGCCGTGGATCCGCTCCTCAGCGCCGGCCAGCGCAACCGGCTGGCGTTGCGGGAAACTGCCGCCACGCTGCTCTATGGGTTGCAAGGGCGGCTACACTAA
- a CDS encoding YdcF family protein, whose translation MAALLALSALLYSPIGTTALTTWMEEQIPTSTSSPGPLHPPAVAVVLGRGPQIAAASTRLAAALLRDQDAAAVYVSGDATSTAEALERQGVASDQIAGDSCARTTWENATHTAAWLRIHHPLAPVLLITDPWQLPRATAAFRRQGLEVQPMAINPHLTARQRNRLALRETAATWLYRLQGRL comes from the coding sequence GTGGCTGCCCTGCTTGCGCTGTCAGCCTTGCTGTACAGCCCCATCGGCACTACTGCTTTAACCACCTGGATGGAGGAACAGATCCCCACCTCCACCAGCTCGCCAGGTCCGTTGCATCCACCAGCTGTGGCCGTTGTGCTCGGCCGCGGACCGCAGATCGCCGCTGCATCCACTCGCCTGGCAGCGGCGTTGCTGCGAGATCAAGACGCGGCAGCTGTGTACGTGTCGGGCGATGCCACCAGCACGGCTGAGGCACTGGAGCGCCAGGGCGTGGCCAGCGATCAGATCGCCGGTGATTCCTGCGCCCGCACCACCTGGGAGAACGCCACCCACACGGCCGCCTGGTTGCGCATCCATCACCCCCTGGCGCCCGTGCTGTTGATCACCGATCCCTGGCAGTTGCCCCGCGCCACCGCCGCCTTTCGGCGCCAGGGCCTGGAGGTGCAGCCCATGGCCATCAATCCCCACCTCACGGCTCGCCAGCGCAATCGATTGGCCCTGCGCGAAACCGCCGCCACCTGGCTCTACCGGCTGCAAGGACGCCTGTAG
- a CDS encoding YdcF family protein, with amino-acid sequence MPIEWQTCPPDPLLWIQWREPLLQLLFTPWLLLPLVAIGFGLVLCLLPWSLPWPWRALLLTTLVLLSSGIYSPAATDLMSRWLTARQPDSAVTASHRPLPLAVLLGRGPQIAQATTAEAARQLNSNAVAVVYVSGHQPSTAQRLLRLGVPPERVAGDSCARTTWENATHTSLWLQRHYPGAAVLLITDPWQLPRAARAFAHQGLTVWPLAVEPRLSARERNRLALRETAGTLLYALQGRM; translated from the coding sequence ATGCCTATTGAATGGCAGACCTGTCCGCCGGATCCTTTGCTGTGGATCCAATGGCGTGAGCCTCTGCTCCAGCTGCTGTTCACCCCCTGGCTGTTGCTGCCCTTGGTGGCGATCGGTTTTGGCCTAGTGCTGTGCTTGTTGCCATGGTCACTGCCTTGGCCATGGCGTGCGCTGCTGCTTACGACTCTTGTCTTGCTCAGCAGTGGGATCTATTCCCCAGCCGCCACCGATCTGATGAGCCGCTGGCTGACTGCTCGGCAGCCAGATTCCGCCGTGACGGCTTCTCACCGTCCTCTCCCCCTGGCTGTTTTGCTGGGGCGTGGTCCCCAGATCGCCCAGGCCACCACCGCTGAAGCTGCGCGTCAACTGAACAGCAATGCGGTGGCGGTTGTGTATGTGTCGGGTCATCAGCCCAGCACGGCCCAGCGCTTGCTGAGGCTCGGGGTGCCGCCAGAGCGGGTCGCCGGTGATTCCTGCGCCCGCACCACCTGGGAGAACGCCACCCACACTTCGCTGTGGTTACAGCGTCACTATCCAGGAGCAGCGGTGCTGTTGATCACCGACCCCTGGCAGCTGCCGAGGGCAGCGCGAGCCTTTGCCCATCAGGGTCTCACCGTGTGGCCCCTCGCGGTGGAGCCTCGTCTCAGTGCCCGTGAACGCAACCGGCTGGCGTTGCGCGAAACCGCAGGTACCTTGCTTTATGCCCTGCAAGGTCGGATGTAG
- a CDS encoding type II toxin-antitoxin system VapC family toxin: MVIDPSAVLAILQNEPERPAFNAAIASADHCALSAASLVELSIVIEARYGSDGQGDLDLFLSTAQISIVSLDREQAEIARAAFARYGKGRHRASLNLGDCFSYALAQWLEQPLLFKGDDFCHTDLQAAYPVKWAS; encoded by the coding sequence ATGGTGATCGATCCCTCAGCCGTTCTGGCCATCCTCCAGAACGAACCGGAGCGCCCTGCCTTCAATGCAGCCATCGCCAGTGCCGATCATTGCGCCTTGTCGGCCGCATCCCTCGTGGAACTCTCGATCGTGATCGAGGCCCGGTACGGGTCTGATGGCCAAGGAGATCTGGATCTGTTTCTCAGCACGGCACAGATCAGCATCGTGAGCCTGGATCGCGAACAGGCCGAAATCGCACGCGCAGCCTTCGCGCGGTACGGCAAGGGTCGTCATCGCGCAAGCCTCAATCTCGGCGATTGCTTCTCCTATGCTCTGGCCCAGTGGCTCGAACAACCCCTGCTGTTCAAAGGTGATGATTTCTGCCACACCGATCTCCAAGCTGCTTACCCTGTGAAATGGGCGTCGTAA
- a CDS encoding glycosyltransferase WbuB — translation MRILFYGLNYYPEPVGIGKYTGEWSCWLASRGHQVRVITAPPYFPQWRVQPGHRNAYATEQHDGLFVQRCPLWVPRQPSGLTRLLHLASFALSSLVPLLAQRSWRPDVVITVAPAFFCAPGALLLRRVVGRPCISWMHIQDFELDAAFELGLLKGRWLRSIAEGWERRTLQGFSVVSSISTAMVQKLDTKGVPDSRTQLLPNWVDLKAIQPQRGAARSANSYRQEFGISPDQIVLLYSGSMNKKQGLEMLAEVIQRLSDQPNLVWLLAGEGPTKAELIQATAGLPQVRHLPLQPAERMDDWLNAADIHLLPQKAGAADLVLPSKLLGILASGRPLVASSPEGSELALLAGQAGRCVPPGDAAAFADALQELIESAVLRAQCGRLARQLAEEHFGQDSVLQRFEQQLLDEHRSGTRADGR, via the coding sequence GTGAGAATTCTGTTTTACGGTCTTAATTATTATCCCGAACCGGTAGGAATTGGTAAATACACAGGTGAATGGTCTTGCTGGCTTGCATCGCGCGGCCATCAGGTGCGTGTGATCACGGCACCGCCCTACTTTCCGCAATGGCGGGTGCAGCCCGGCCATCGCAATGCCTATGCCACTGAACAGCACGATGGCCTGTTCGTGCAGCGCTGCCCCCTCTGGGTGCCCCGTCAGCCCAGTGGCCTCACCAGACTCCTGCATCTTGCCAGCTTTGCCCTCTCCAGCCTTGTGCCCCTGCTCGCGCAGCGGTCTTGGCGGCCGGATGTGGTGATCACCGTGGCTCCGGCGTTTTTTTGTGCACCCGGAGCCCTGTTGTTGCGCCGCGTGGTGGGCCGGCCATGCATCAGCTGGATGCATATCCAGGATTTTGAACTGGATGCTGCCTTCGAGCTTGGCTTGCTCAAGGGGCGTTGGTTGCGCTCGATTGCCGAGGGTTGGGAGCGGCGCACCCTGCAGGGCTTCTCGGTGGTGAGCAGCATCAGCACCGCCATGGTGCAAAAGCTGGATACCAAAGGTGTGCCCGACAGCCGAACCCAGCTCCTCCCCAACTGGGTGGATCTCAAAGCTATTCAGCCCCAACGCGGTGCCGCCCGTAGTGCCAACAGCTACCGCCAGGAGTTCGGTATCAGCCCTGATCAGATCGTGCTCCTCTACTCGGGCTCGATGAACAAAAAGCAGGGCCTGGAGATGCTCGCTGAAGTGATCCAACGCCTCAGCGATCAGCCCAACCTGGTGTGGCTCCTCGCCGGTGAAGGCCCCACAAAGGCGGAGCTCATCCAAGCCACTGCCGGTCTGCCCCAGGTGCGCCACCTGCCGCTGCAGCCAGCAGAACGGATGGACGACTGGCTGAATGCCGCAGACATCCATCTGCTTCCTCAGAAAGCCGGCGCCGCTGATCTTGTGCTCCCCTCCAAACTTCTGGGTATTCTCGCCAGCGGCCGCCCTCTTGTAGCCAGTTCGCCGGAGGGCAGTGAATTGGCGTTGCTGGCCGGCCAGGCCGGGCGCTGTGTACCACCAGGTGATGCCGCAGCCTTTGCAGATGCGCTTCAGGAGTTGATTGAAAGTGCTGTGCTGCGCGCCCAATGCGGGCGTTTGGCCCGTCAGCTGGCGGAGGAGCACTTCGGCCAGGATTCCGTGCTCCAGCGCTTTGAGCAGCAGCTGCTTGATGAACATCGTTCAGGTACTCGCGCAGATGGCCGGTGA
- a CDS encoding glycosyltransferase — MKPRIGLVSFAWTADHPGGLRSHVVDLAHALCDQGYAVFVHCVNTDPQAPLFETRSWIENGIHVQELNYAYQDLQALPGFQCVDQAEVILCEWVRYHQLQLVDVHHTLYVGVRVLPVLSALVPVVATLHDYWLLDPRGQLYGFASRPDGLLTDEAWEAGVRQTWPQAYEKSRFLARYFQANQQLDPPSLMARWQAFSRQCLASCQRLVAPSQAAASVFAAHGIESDLQVIENGIDTDGISAGLSREPPHPTPLPSRIRLGLLGHLVPSKGQLAFCEACLHPDLKGLIQLSLYGSIPDTYQGDPAPQQRLQAIIRSHPDWVAWHGPYRRDQLASIFAAIDCLVMPSLWQEVYGLIAREALCYGLPLIVTNAGALADLAGRSRVFMLDADQPDRWAQALMAALDEGPLFRWVYERRQRRMPSDAQVRTSAACAAEVADLYQQVLVGHPSSLLSAAAVSSS; from the coding sequence TTGAAGCCCAGGATTGGCCTGGTCAGCTTCGCGTGGACAGCCGATCACCCGGGTGGTCTCCGCAGCCATGTGGTGGATTTGGCCCATGCCCTGTGTGATCAGGGCTATGCGGTGTTTGTGCACTGCGTGAACACCGATCCCCAGGCACCGCTGTTTGAAACCCGCAGCTGGATTGAGAACGGCATCCATGTACAAGAGCTGAACTACGCCTATCAGGATCTCCAGGCCCTGCCTGGCTTCCAATGCGTGGATCAGGCCGAGGTGATTCTGTGCGAGTGGGTGCGCTATCACCAGCTCCAGCTCGTGGATGTGCACCACACCCTCTATGTGGGCGTCCGCGTTTTGCCGGTGCTATCCGCGCTGGTGCCTGTTGTGGCGACGCTCCACGATTACTGGTTGCTCGATCCCCGCGGCCAGTTGTATGGCTTCGCCTCAAGGCCCGACGGCCTGCTCACCGATGAGGCCTGGGAAGCCGGTGTACGGCAGACGTGGCCTCAGGCCTATGAGAAGAGTCGCTTCCTGGCGCGTTACTTTCAAGCGAACCAACAGCTAGATCCACCCAGCTTGATGGCGCGCTGGCAGGCTTTCTCACGCCAATGCCTGGCCTCATGCCAGCGGCTGGTGGCTCCTTCTCAGGCCGCAGCAAGCGTGTTTGCTGCCCATGGCATTGAGTCGGATCTTCAGGTGATTGAAAATGGCATCGACACCGACGGCATCAGTGCCGGATTAAGCCGAGAACCTCCTCATCCCACTCCCCTCCCCTCTCGCATCCGGCTGGGTCTGTTAGGTCATCTGGTTCCATCAAAAGGGCAACTCGCGTTTTGCGAAGCGTGTTTGCATCCAGATCTCAAAGGCCTCATTCAGCTCAGCCTCTACGGAAGCATTCCTGACACCTACCAGGGCGACCCTGCACCACAGCAGCGTTTGCAGGCGATCATCCGCTCTCATCCCGATTGGGTCGCCTGGCATGGACCCTATCGCCGCGATCAACTCGCCTCCATCTTCGCTGCGATTGACTGTCTGGTGATGCCCTCCTTATGGCAGGAGGTCTACGGCTTGATTGCACGCGAAGCACTTTGTTATGGCTTGCCGCTGATCGTGACGAATGCTGGTGCCCTCGCCGACCTAGCCGGCCGAAGCCGTGTGTTCATGCTTGATGCTGATCAGCCCGATCGTTGGGCGCAGGCCTTGATGGCAGCCTTGGATGAGGGGCCATTGTTCCGCTGGGTGTATGAACGCCGTCAGCGCCGCATGCCCAGTGATGCCCAGGTCCGCACCTCGGCGGCCTGTGCAGCCGAGGTGGCTGATCTCTATCAGCAGGTGTTAGTGGGGCACCCCAGTTCTTTGCTCTCGGCGGCGGCTGTTTCATCCAGCTAA
- a CDS encoding NUDIX hydrolase produces the protein MKRWILRLRLLTLAAWLYDVDRLVVKPRTRGALVALWCQGRVLLVQASYRRELSLPGGWIDRGEAPEQAARRELFE, from the coding sequence ATGAAGCGCTGGATCCTGCGATTACGTCTGCTGACACTGGCGGCTTGGCTCTATGACGTTGACCGGCTGGTGGTGAAACCTCGCACCCGTGGTGCGCTGGTGGCGTTGTGGTGCCAGGGGCGGGTGTTGCTGGTGCAAGCGAGCTATCGGCGTGAGCTCTCGCTGCCTGGCGGCTGGATCGATCGCGGTGAAGCACCAGAGCAGGCGGCGCGGCGGGAGCTGTTCGAGTAA